A genomic region of Solanum dulcamara chromosome 2, daSolDulc1.2, whole genome shotgun sequence contains the following coding sequences:
- the LOC129880230 gene encoding thioredoxin H-type-like: MGGFYYSTSWPEFNNMPITPQIKRTQVIAFHSSTKWRLHFDSLKDTNKLVVIDFTATWCGPCKIMDPIINDYAAKYTDVEFVKIDVDDLIDVAQEYKVEAMPTFVLIKKGKVVDKIVGADKDGLQKKVEKHRANLY, from the exons atgggTGGTTTCTACTACTCAACAAGTTGGCCTGAATTTAACAACATGCCAATCACACCACAAATCAAGAGGACTCAAGTCATTGCTTTCCACTCTTCAACAAAATGGAGGCTCCATTTTGATTCTTTGAAAGATACAAACAAATTG GTTGTTATTGACTTTACAGCTACATGGTGTGGTCCTTGcaaaatcatggatccaattaTCAATGACTATGCTGCCAAATATACAGACGTTGAGTTTGTCAAGattgatgttgatgatttaaTT GATGTAGCTCAGGAATACAAGGTTGAAGCGATGCCAACGTTCGTGCTGATAAAGAAAGGGAAGGTTGTTGACAAGATTGTGGGAGCAGATAAAGATGGACTAcagaagaaagttgagaaacacaGAGCTAACTTATACTAA